A genomic segment from Spinacia oleracea cultivar Varoflay chromosome 3, BTI_SOV_V1, whole genome shotgun sequence encodes:
- the LOC130470312 gene encoding uncharacterized protein isoform X2, which produces MTMFKFRRLLLYHVMVDCEVEEDDRLLDSNTIGKMFSRSQQDQNIAAKVVEFTSNFQTQALAFNIINRKRALGEFLYEESSRRKTRNY; this is translated from the exons ATGACGATGTTCAAATTCCGAAG GCTGCTATTGTACCATGTTATGGTGGATTGTGAAGTAGAAGAAGATGACAGACTTCTTGATTCTAATACTATAGGGAAAATGTTCTCACGCTCCCAGCAGGATCAGAATATCGCTGCTAAAGTAGTCGAGTTCACATCAAATTTTCAGACACAGGCACTGGCCTTCAATATAATAAATCGAAAGCGAGCCTTGGGGGAATTTCTCTATGAGGAGAGTTCACGAAGAAAAACGAGAAATTATTGA
- the LOC130470312 gene encoding uncharacterized protein isoform X1 translates to MTMFKFRRSTKVINGASKEEICMFKAPSTWLLLYHVMVDCEVEEDDRLLDSNTIGKMFSRSQQDQNIAAKVVEFTSNFQTQALAFNIINRKRALGEFLYEESSRRKTRNY, encoded by the exons ATGACGATGTTCAAATTCCGAAG ATCTACAAAAGTTATCAATGGAGCTTCAAAAGAAGAAATCTGCATGTTTAAAGCGCCTTCAACATG GCTGCTATTGTACCATGTTATGGTGGATTGTGAAGTAGAAGAAGATGACAGACTTCTTGATTCTAATACTATAGGGAAAATGTTCTCACGCTCCCAGCAGGATCAGAATATCGCTGCTAAAGTAGTCGAGTTCACATCAAATTTTCAGACACAGGCACTGGCCTTCAATATAATAAATCGAAAGCGAGCCTTGGGGGAATTTCTCTATGAGGAGAGTTCACGAAGAAAAACGAGAAATTATTGA